Proteins co-encoded in one Streptomyces roseochromogenus subsp. oscitans DS 12.976 genomic window:
- a CDS encoding IS110 family transposase has product MGRIILIYCGIDWAERTHDVALVDGSGQLLAKRHITDDAAGYKILLDLLVEFGDSEENPIPVAIETSRGLLVAVLRTGKRQVFAINPMAAARYRDRHSVSRKKSDPGDALVLANILRTDMHAHRPLPNDSDLGRAIAVLARAQQDSLWNRQQLSNQLRSLLREYYPAALDAFEPWRNGLCRPEARELLKAAPTPTRAARLTRTQLEAALKRARRKRGITAEAERLRGVFRDDYAHQPPLVEDALGKQMLALLVQLEAACTAADDLAEAVEEAFPQHPDAEIILSFPGLGVQLGARVLAEIGDDKARFADARGLKAYAGASPITRASGKKSSITRRWVKNDRLNHAGYLWAFASITASPGAKAHYRRRRDDHGDWHAAAQRNLFNRMLGQLYYCLQHHTLFEEHTAFPTALAAAA; this is encoded by the coding sequence ATGGGGAGGATCATCTTGATCTACTGCGGTATCGACTGGGCCGAGCGGACACACGACGTCGCCCTGGTCGACGGCAGCGGCCAGTTACTGGCCAAGCGGCACATCACCGACGACGCCGCGGGTTACAAGATCCTGCTGGATCTGCTTGTCGAGTTCGGCGACAGCGAGGAGAACCCGATCCCGGTCGCGATCGAAACCTCCCGCGGCCTGCTGGTCGCGGTGCTGCGGACCGGCAAGCGGCAGGTGTTCGCGATCAATCCGATGGCTGCCGCCCGCTACCGCGACCGGCACTCGGTCTCGCGCAAGAAGTCCGACCCCGGCGACGCCCTGGTGCTCGCGAACATCCTGCGCACCGACATGCACGCTCACCGGCCGCTGCCCAACGACAGCGACCTCGGCCGGGCAATCGCTGTCCTCGCCCGTGCTCAGCAGGACTCTCTCTGGAACCGGCAGCAGCTGTCCAACCAGCTCCGCTCGCTGCTGCGGGAGTACTACCCGGCTGCCCTGGATGCCTTCGAGCCCTGGCGTAACGGTCTGTGCCGGCCGGAGGCCCGGGAGCTTCTGAAGGCGGCCCCGACGCCGACCCGGGCCGCGCGGCTGACCCGCACGCAGCTGGAGGCCGCTCTCAAGCGGGCCCGCCGCAAGCGGGGCATCACGGCCGAAGCTGAGCGGCTCCGTGGCGTCTTCCGCGACGACTACGCTCACCAGCCGCCGCTGGTCGAGGACGCGCTGGGCAAGCAGATGCTCGCCCTCCTGGTCCAGTTGGAGGCCGCCTGCACCGCCGCCGACGACCTCGCTGAGGCGGTTGAAGAGGCTTTCCCTCAGCACCCGGACGCTGAGATCATCCTCAGCTTCCCCGGCCTCGGCGTCCAGCTCGGCGCCCGGGTGCTCGCCGAGATCGGAGACGACAAGGCCCGCTTCGCGGACGCCCGCGGTCTGAAGGCATACGCCGGCGCCTCGCCCATCACCAGGGCCTCCGGCAAGAAGTCGAGCATCACCCGGCGGTGGGTGAAGAACGACCGGCTCAACCACGCCGGCTACCTCTGGGCCTTCGCCTCCATCACGGCCTCGCCCGGCGCCAAGGCCCACTACCGACGCCGCCGCGACGACCACGGAGACTGGCACGCCGCCGCACAGCGCAACCTTTTCAATCGCATGCTCGGACAGCTCTACTACTGCCTCCAGCACCACACGCTGTTCGAGGAACACACGGCCTTTCCAACCGCTCTCGCCGCAGCTGCTTGA
- a CDS encoding SDR family oxidoreductase: MSGPLQDRVALVAGATRGAGRGIAVELGAAGATVYVTGRSTRERRSEYDRPETIEDTADLVTAAGGHGIAVAVDHLDRSAVRALVDRVADEQGRLDVLVNDIWGGEKLFEWNTTVWEHDLDNGLRLLRLAVETHAITSHFALPLLLRHPGGLVVEMTDGTADYNRDTYRVNYFYDLAKASVLRMAFALGHELGPRGATALALTPGWLRSELMLDEYGVHEDNWRDALARAPHFAISETPRYAGRAVAALAADPDVARFNGQSLSSGGLAQVYGFTDLDGSRPDAWRYLVEVQDAGKPADVTGYR; this comes from the coding sequence ATGTCAGGACCGCTGCAGGACAGGGTGGCGCTGGTCGCGGGCGCGACCCGGGGTGCCGGACGTGGCATCGCCGTGGAACTCGGCGCGGCCGGCGCCACCGTCTACGTCACCGGCCGAAGCACCCGCGAGCGCCGTTCGGAGTACGACCGCCCCGAGACCATCGAGGACACCGCCGACCTCGTCACCGCGGCCGGCGGGCACGGCATCGCCGTCGCCGTCGACCACCTGGACAGGTCCGCCGTACGGGCCCTGGTGGACCGCGTCGCCGACGAACAGGGCCGCCTCGACGTCCTCGTGAACGACATCTGGGGCGGCGAGAAACTCTTCGAGTGGAACACGACCGTGTGGGAGCACGACCTCGACAACGGGCTCAGACTCCTCCGGCTTGCGGTCGAGACCCACGCGATCACCAGCCACTTCGCCCTGCCCCTCCTGCTGCGCCACCCGGGCGGCCTGGTCGTGGAGATGACCGACGGCACCGCCGACTACAACCGCGACACCTACCGCGTGAACTACTTCTACGACCTCGCCAAGGCGTCCGTACTGCGCATGGCCTTCGCCCTCGGCCATGAACTCGGCCCACGCGGCGCCACCGCGCTCGCCCTGACCCCGGGCTGGCTGCGCTCGGAGCTGATGCTCGACGAGTACGGCGTCCATGAGGACAACTGGCGCGACGCCCTCGCCCGCGCACCGCACTTCGCTATCTCCGAGACCCCGCGCTATGCCGGCCGCGCCGTCGCCGCCCTGGCCGCCGACCCCGACGTCGCGCGCTTCAACGGACAGTCCCTCTCCAGCGGCGGCCTCGCCCAGGTGTACGGCTTCACCGACCTCGACGGCAGCCGGCCCGACGCCTGGCGGTACCTGGTCGAGGTGCAGGACGCGGGCAAGCCGGCCGACGTCACCGGATACCGGTGA
- a CDS encoding MBL fold metallo-hydrolase: MTVRIERLVTSGQFTLDGGTWDVENNVWIVGDERKVIVIDAAHDADAIIAAVDDRELTAIVCTHAHNDHVNAAPELAARTGATIWLHPDDLPLWKMTHPDRDPDRHLLDGQVIEAAGTDLTVLHTPGHAPGAVCLYDRGLGAVFTGDTLFHGGPGATGRSYSHFPTIIESIREKLLTLPPETKVLTGHGDSTTIGAEAPHLEEWIRRGH; encoded by the coding sequence ATGACCGTGCGCATCGAACGCCTTGTCACCTCCGGGCAGTTCACCCTCGACGGCGGCACCTGGGACGTCGAGAACAACGTGTGGATCGTCGGCGACGAGCGGAAGGTGATCGTCATCGACGCCGCCCACGACGCCGACGCCATCATTGCCGCGGTCGACGACCGGGAACTGACCGCCATCGTGTGCACACACGCCCACAACGACCACGTCAACGCCGCACCGGAACTCGCCGCCCGCACCGGCGCCACCATCTGGCTGCACCCCGACGACCTCCCGCTGTGGAAGATGACCCACCCGGACCGCGACCCCGACCGGCATCTCCTGGACGGCCAGGTCATCGAGGCGGCCGGCACCGACCTGACCGTGCTCCACACCCCGGGTCACGCCCCCGGCGCCGTCTGCCTCTACGACCGCGGGCTCGGCGCCGTCTTCACCGGGGACACCCTCTTCCACGGCGGCCCGGGCGCCACCGGACGCTCCTACTCCCACTTCCCGACGATCATCGAATCCATCCGCGAAAAGCTCCTCACCCTCCCGCCGGAGACCAAGGTCCTCACCGGCCACGGCGACTCCACCACCATCGGCGCCGAGGCACCTCACCTGGAGGAGTGGATCAGGCGCGGCCACTGA
- a CDS encoding S-(hydroxymethyl)mycothiol dehydrogenase has product MAQEVRGVIAPGKDEPVRVETIVVPDPGPGEAVVRVQACGVCHTDLHYKQGGISDDFPFLLGHEAAGVVESVGEGVTDVAPGDSVILNWRAVCGNCRACLRGRPWYCFNTHNAKQKMTLTDGTELSPALGIGAFAEKTLVAAGQCTKVDPAVSPAVAGLLGCGVMAGIGAAINTGGVGRGDCVAVIGCGGVGDAAIAGANLAGAAKIIAVDIDDRKLDQARTLGATHTVNSKATDPVAAIRELTGGFGADVVIEAVGRPETYEQAFYARDLAGTVVLVGVPTPEMKLELPLLDVFGRGGALKSSWYGDCLPSRDFPMLIDLHLQGRLPLDAFVTETVRLDEVEKAFERMHHGDVLRSVVVL; this is encoded by the coding sequence ATGGCGCAGGAAGTACGCGGCGTGATCGCACCGGGGAAGGACGAGCCCGTACGGGTCGAGACGATCGTGGTGCCGGATCCGGGGCCCGGTGAGGCCGTGGTGCGTGTCCAGGCCTGCGGCGTCTGCCACACCGACCTGCACTACAAACAGGGCGGTATCTCGGACGACTTCCCCTTCCTCCTCGGCCACGAGGCCGCCGGCGTCGTGGAGTCGGTCGGCGAGGGCGTCACCGATGTGGCACCCGGCGACTCCGTGATCCTCAACTGGCGTGCCGTGTGCGGGAACTGCCGGGCCTGTCTGCGGGGCCGGCCCTGGTACTGCTTCAACACGCACAACGCGAAGCAGAAGATGACTCTCACCGATGGCACCGAGCTGTCCCCGGCCCTCGGCATCGGCGCTTTCGCCGAGAAGACACTCGTCGCCGCCGGCCAGTGCACCAAGGTCGACCCGGCCGTCTCCCCGGCGGTCGCCGGCCTGCTGGGCTGCGGCGTCATGGCCGGAATCGGCGCGGCGATCAACACAGGCGGCGTCGGACGCGGCGACTGCGTCGCGGTCATCGGGTGCGGCGGCGTCGGCGACGCCGCCATCGCCGGGGCGAACCTCGCGGGCGCGGCGAAGATCATCGCCGTGGACATCGACGACCGCAAGCTGGACCAGGCCCGCACCCTGGGCGCCACCCACACCGTCAACTCCAAGGCGACCGATCCGGTCGCGGCGATCCGCGAGCTGACCGGTGGCTTCGGCGCCGACGTCGTCATCGAGGCCGTCGGCCGCCCGGAGACGTACGAGCAGGCTTTCTACGCCCGCGACCTCGCCGGCACCGTCGTCCTCGTCGGCGTCCCCACCCCCGAGATGAAGCTGGAACTGCCCCTGCTGGACGTCTTCGGCCGCGGCGGCGCCCTGAAGTCCAGCTGGTACGGCGACTGTCTGCCCTCCCGTGACTTCCCCATGCTGATCGACCTGCATCTGCAGGGCCGGCTGCCGCTCGACGCTTTCGTCACCGAGACCGTCCGACTGGACGAGGTGGAGAAGGCGTTCGAGCGGATGCACCACGGCGACGTGCTGCGCTCGGTGGTGGTGCTCTGA
- a CDS encoding acyltransferase domain-containing protein, whose translation MPIEGCNGRTAFLFSAGAAPHPGTGRELRDAFPVFADALDAICARLDPYLELPLACVMFADDGTRTAALLDRESYGGPAVFALQVAQYRLLRSWGVRPDAVFGQAAGRMAAAYAAGVFSLAEACHAVGTLARLLDGLPAPRRPHSPRLDGVLDAYGRTLATLHPCVPHLPLVSDVTARPVGTETAEPEFWVRRAPARFAEAVGLLHREGIRTWLELGPSDRLTRLLPDCLPGATASAFALSRDWAELWSGPGSEPGTAPR comes from the coding sequence ATGCCCATCGAAGGCTGCAATGGACGTACCGCATTCCTGTTCTCGGCCGGTGCCGCACCGCACCCCGGAACAGGCCGTGAACTCCGGGACGCCTTCCCGGTGTTCGCCGACGCGCTGGACGCCATCTGCGCGCGGCTCGATCCGTATCTCGAACTGCCGTTGGCATGCGTGATGTTCGCGGACGACGGCACGCGTACGGCCGCGCTGCTGGACCGTGAGTCGTACGGCGGGCCGGCGGTTTTCGCGCTCCAGGTGGCGCAGTACCGGCTGCTGCGCAGCTGGGGGGTGCGGCCGGACGCGGTGTTCGGGCAGGCGGCCGGGCGGATGGCCGCCGCGTATGCCGCGGGCGTGTTCTCCCTGGCCGAGGCCTGCCACGCGGTCGGCACCCTGGCCCGCCTGCTGGACGGCCTCCCGGCTCCCCGGCGGCCGCACTCCCCCCGCCTCGACGGCGTCCTCGACGCCTACGGCCGTACCCTCGCCACCCTCCACCCGTGCGTGCCGCACCTGCCCCTCGTCTCCGATGTCACCGCCCGCCCGGTGGGCACCGAGACCGCCGAGCCGGAGTTCTGGGTGCGGCGCGCACCGGCGCGCTTCGCCGAGGCGGTCGGCCTGCTGCATCGCGAAGGGATCCGGACCTGGCTGGAACTGGGCCCCTCGGACCGGCTCACCCGGCTGCTGCCGGACTGCCTCCCGGGCGCTACGGCCTCGGCTTTCGCGCTGTCCCGCGACTGGGCGGAGCTATGGTCGGGGCCGGGCAGCGAGCCCGGGACCGCACCGCGCTGA
- a CDS encoding nuclear transport factor 2 family protein yields MGSATGSVFDTETLRRGIEGNTGNTLLSLYADDAEIRIVDHNSQPSHPTVLHGRSEIAVLLDDIYRRDMTHKLGQCVIQGDHAAFTESCQYGDGTRVLAESMVTLRDGKIADQLIIQAWDE; encoded by the coding sequence ATGGGCAGCGCGACAGGTTCCGTCTTCGACACCGAGACACTGCGCCGGGGCATAGAAGGGAACACCGGGAACACCCTTCTGTCGCTCTACGCCGACGACGCCGAGATCCGCATCGTCGACCACAACAGCCAGCCCAGCCACCCCACCGTGCTGCACGGCCGGAGTGAGATCGCCGTGTTGCTGGACGACATCTACCGCCGCGACATGACACACAAGCTGGGCCAGTGCGTCATCCAGGGTGATCACGCCGCGTTCACCGAGTCCTGCCAGTACGGGGACGGCACCCGGGTCCTCGCCGAGTCGATGGTCACGTTGCGGGACGGCAAGATAGCCGACCAGTTGATCATCCAGGCCTGGGACGAGTAG
- a CDS encoding ricin-type beta-trefoil lectin domain protein, whose translation MYPPPRPIAEGFVRRCRTTAVRALVLALTVAAALVFAQPGPAFAVTDRQIAVPAAPMGWASWNSFASSIDYDVIKRQTDAFVAAGLPDAGYQYVNIDEGWWQGTRDSAGDITVDTGQWPGGMSAIADYIHSKGLKAGIYTDAGKNGCGYYYPTTRPAAPNTGSEGHYDQDMLQFSRWGFDFVKVDWCGGDAEGLDPATTYKAISSAVAKATATTGRPLALSVCNWGKQNPWNWAPGLAPMWRTSTDIVYYGNTPSQSSMLSNFDQALHPAAQHTGYYNDPDMLMVGMSGFTAAQNRTHMALWAISGAPLLAGNDLTTMTGETAALLKNSDVVAVDQDPRGLQGVKVAEDTSGLQVYGKVLSGTGNRAVVLLNRTSAAQNITVRWPDLGLTDAPATVRDLWAQKNVGSYATSYTTSVPAGGSVLLKVSGTEAASSDYSATSTGTYTGVTAASTGVHMVDIAYTNTASTAVTGTLQVNGQTATTVSFPPTGAGQGTVSVQVHLTKGSANSLTFTGGPALGRITVHPLPGTDGTLLVGAQSGRCADIYDNTITNGTQAELWDCNGGANQAWTYTSRKELVVYGDKCLDAYNLGTTNGTKVVIWDCNGQDNQKWTLHADGSITNVHAGLCLDAYNAATGNGTSLVLWSCNGGANQKWSRT comes from the coding sequence ATGTATCCCCCACCCCGTCCGATCGCCGAAGGCTTCGTGCGACGCTGCAGAACCACCGCTGTACGCGCGCTCGTCCTGGCCCTGACCGTGGCCGCCGCCCTGGTCTTCGCCCAGCCGGGCCCGGCATTCGCTGTAACGGACCGTCAGATTGCGGTGCCCGCTGCGCCGATGGGCTGGGCCTCCTGGAACAGCTTCGCCTCGTCGATCGACTACGACGTCATCAAGCGGCAGACGGACGCGTTCGTCGCGGCCGGCCTCCCTGACGCCGGATACCAGTACGTCAACATCGACGAGGGCTGGTGGCAGGGCACCCGCGACAGCGCCGGCGACATCACCGTCGACACCGGCCAGTGGCCCGGCGGCATGAGCGCCATCGCCGACTACATCCACAGCAAGGGCCTGAAGGCCGGCATCTACACCGACGCCGGCAAGAACGGCTGCGGCTACTACTACCCGACCACCAGGCCGGCCGCCCCGAACACCGGCAGCGAGGGCCACTACGACCAGGACATGCTGCAGTTCTCCCGGTGGGGTTTCGACTTCGTCAAGGTCGACTGGTGCGGCGGCGACGCCGAGGGCCTGGACCCGGCGACGACGTACAAGGCGATCAGCTCGGCCGTCGCCAAGGCCACCGCGACCACCGGCCGCCCGCTCGCCCTCTCCGTCTGCAACTGGGGCAAGCAGAACCCCTGGAACTGGGCGCCCGGCCTCGCCCCGATGTGGCGCACCAGCACGGACATCGTCTACTACGGCAACACGCCCTCGCAGTCCAGCATGCTGTCCAACTTCGACCAGGCCCTGCATCCGGCCGCCCAGCACACCGGTTACTACAACGATCCCGACATGCTGATGGTCGGCATGTCCGGCTTCACCGCCGCGCAGAACCGCACCCACATGGCCCTCTGGGCGATCTCCGGCGCCCCTCTGCTGGCGGGCAACGACCTCACCACGATGACCGGTGAGACGGCCGCCCTTCTGAAGAACTCCGACGTGGTCGCCGTCGACCAGGACCCGCGCGGGCTGCAGGGCGTCAAGGTCGCCGAGGACACCAGCGGACTCCAGGTCTACGGCAAGGTCCTGTCCGGCACCGGCAACCGGGCCGTCGTCCTCCTCAACCGCACCTCGGCCGCGCAGAACATCACCGTCCGCTGGCCGGACCTCGGCCTGACCGATGCCCCGGCGACCGTACGGGACCTGTGGGCGCAGAAGAACGTGGGTTCCTACGCCACGAGTTACACCACCAGCGTCCCCGCGGGCGGCTCGGTACTGCTCAAGGTCAGCGGCACCGAGGCGGCGAGCAGCGACTACAGCGCCACCTCCACCGGCACGTACACCGGCGTGACCGCGGCGAGCACCGGCGTGCACATGGTCGACATCGCCTACACCAACACCGCCTCCACCGCCGTCACGGGCACCCTGCAGGTCAACGGCCAGACCGCGACGACGGTGTCCTTCCCGCCCACCGGCGCCGGCCAGGGCACGGTCTCGGTCCAGGTGCACCTCACCAAGGGAAGCGCCAACTCGCTCACGTTCACCGGCGGTCCGGCCCTGGGCCGCATCACCGTGCATCCGCTACCCGGCACCGACGGCACCCTCCTCGTCGGCGCCCAGTCCGGCCGGTGCGCCGACATCTACGACAACACCATCACCAACGGCACCCAGGCCGAGCTGTGGGACTGCAACGGCGGCGCCAACCAGGCCTGGACGTACACCTCCCGCAAGGAACTCGTCGTCTACGGCGACAAGTGCCTCGACGCCTACAACCTCGGCACCACCAACGGCACCAAGGTGGTGATCTGGGACTGCAACGGCCAGGACAACCAGAAGTGGACGCTCCACGCGGACGGCAGCATCACCAACGTACACGCGGGCCTGTGCCTGGACGCGTACAACGCCGCCACGGGCAACGGCACGTCGCTGGTGCTGTGGAGCTGCAACGGCGGCGCCAACCAGAAGTGGTCCCGGACCTGA
- a CDS encoding glycosyltransferase yields the protein MAAGSRGDVAPYTGLGHRLVRSGHEVTLVTHARFEPLVAGSGVRFHSLPVDPRAELESPRGRGLHRSASEAGKLLRLADLARRIVGRMTEDLITAGRDSEILLLSASLAPLGHAIAEGLRLPSMGVFLQPLAGTREFAPPVLGGGSWGPAVNRLAGHGVCLATEHIFTGALPGVRRRLGLPPVRAGAARRARERRRWPVHHGFSPLVVPRPRDWRPGLSVSGYWWPYDTEAQLPDRIREFLDTGPAPVFVGLGSATVPDAGRLSAQVVAALRRAGLRGVIQRGWGGLAAAGDDMLTVDEVPHALLFPHMAAVVHHAGAGTTAAGLRAGVPAVPVPVQFDAGFWSARLVALGVAPGVVPLRRLTADALASALVRATREPGYRERARVLGVRIRTEDGAAPVLAALERLGG from the coding sequence ATGGCGGCGGGATCCCGGGGCGATGTGGCCCCCTACACCGGCCTCGGACACCGGCTCGTCCGGTCCGGGCACGAGGTCACCCTGGTCACCCACGCCCGCTTCGAGCCGCTGGTGGCGGGCTCCGGCGTACGGTTCCACTCCTTGCCGGTCGATCCACGGGCGGAGCTGGAGTCGCCGCGCGGCCGGGGCCTGCACCGCAGCGCCAGCGAGGCCGGGAAGCTGCTGCGCCTGGCGGACCTGGCGCGCCGGATCGTCGGGCGGATGACCGAGGACCTGATCACGGCGGGCCGGGACAGCGAGATCCTGCTGCTGTCCGCCTCGCTGGCCCCGCTCGGCCACGCCATCGCGGAGGGGCTACGGCTGCCGAGCATGGGCGTGTTTCTCCAACCCCTCGCCGGTACACGGGAGTTCGCGCCCCCAGTGCTCGGCGGCGGCTCCTGGGGACCGGCGGTGAACCGGCTGGCCGGGCACGGCGTGTGCCTCGCCACGGAGCACATCTTCACGGGCGCCCTGCCCGGGGTGCGCAGGCGGCTCGGACTGCCCCCTGTGCGGGCCGGTGCCGCGCGGCGGGCGCGGGAACGGCGGCGCTGGCCGGTGCACCACGGCTTCAGCCCGCTGGTGGTACCCCGGCCCCGGGACTGGCGGCCGGGACTGTCGGTGAGCGGCTACTGGTGGCCGTACGACACGGAGGCCCAACTGCCCGATCGGATCCGGGAGTTCCTCGACACCGGTCCGGCGCCGGTCTTCGTCGGGCTGGGCAGCGCCACCGTGCCGGACGCCGGCCGGCTCAGCGCCCAGGTGGTGGCGGCGCTGCGGCGAGCCGGGCTGCGCGGGGTGATCCAGCGCGGCTGGGGCGGGCTCGCGGCCGCCGGTGACGACATGCTGACCGTCGACGAGGTGCCGCATGCGCTGCTGTTCCCGCACATGGCCGCCGTGGTCCACCACGCGGGTGCGGGGACGACCGCGGCGGGGCTGCGCGCCGGGGTACCGGCCGTGCCGGTGCCGGTCCAGTTCGACGCGGGCTTCTGGTCCGCCCGGCTGGTCGCGCTGGGGGTCGCCCCGGGCGTCGTACCGCTGCGCCGCCTCACCGCGGACGCCCTGGCCTCGGCCCTGGTACGGGCCACCCGTGAGCCGGGGTACCGGGAGCGGGCGCGCGTCCTGGGCGTCCGCATCCGCACCGAGGACGGCGCGGCCCCGGTACTGGCGGCCCTGGAACGGCTCGGCGGCTGA
- a CDS encoding alcohol dehydrogenase, whose product MSTYRVAQVTAPNGTFELVEREVPQPGPGQVRIAVEACGVCHSDALFVSGALPGVSFPEVPGHEIAGHIEELGHDVWSRGWKVGDRVAVGWFGGSCGHCEPCRRGDFIVCANLKVPGWAYDGGFGEKVIAPADALARIPDGLSAADAGPMACAGVTTFNGLRRSSAQPGDLVAVLGLGGLGHLGVQYAVAMGFETVGIARGAEKADFAKQLGAHHYVDSTSGTPVAEALQSLGGAKAVLATAGNSEAITATVDGLAPRGELVVIGADTAPMGINPAQLLMAARVVRGHPSGTSQDVEDTMAFSALHGIRPMTETVPLDRADEAYQKMLAGQARFRMVLTNG is encoded by the coding sequence CGTGGAGGCGTGCGGGGTCTGCCACAGCGACGCCCTCTTCGTGAGCGGCGCACTGCCTGGCGTGTCGTTCCCCGAGGTGCCTGGGCACGAGATAGCCGGGCACATCGAGGAGCTGGGTCATGACGTGTGGTCACGGGGCTGGAAGGTCGGTGACCGGGTGGCGGTCGGCTGGTTCGGCGGCAGCTGCGGGCACTGCGAGCCGTGCCGGCGGGGCGACTTCATCGTGTGCGCGAACCTGAAGGTCCCGGGGTGGGCCTACGACGGGGGCTTCGGTGAGAAGGTGATCGCGCCCGCCGACGCGCTGGCCCGGATCCCGGACGGCCTGTCGGCGGCCGACGCGGGACCGATGGCCTGCGCGGGCGTGACCACGTTCAACGGGCTGCGGCGCAGCTCGGCCCAGCCGGGGGACCTGGTCGCCGTGCTCGGCCTCGGCGGTCTGGGACATCTCGGGGTGCAGTACGCCGTCGCGATGGGCTTCGAGACCGTGGGGATCGCCCGGGGTGCGGAGAAGGCCGATTTCGCCAAGCAGCTGGGCGCTCACCATTACGTCGACAGCACCTCCGGCACGCCGGTCGCCGAGGCGCTGCAGTCCCTCGGCGGCGCCAAGGCCGTCCTGGCCACCGCCGGGAACTCCGAGGCGATCACGGCCACCGTGGACGGACTGGCGCCCCGGGGCGAGCTGGTGGTCATCGGAGCGGACACCGCACCGATGGGCATCAACCCGGCCCAGCTGCTCATGGCCGCCCGCGTCGTCCGCGGCCACCCGTCCGGCACCTCCCAGGACGTAGAGGACACCATGGCCTTCAGCGCCCTGCACGGCATCAGGCCGATGACCGAGACCGTGCCCCTGGACCGTGCGGACGAGGCCTACCAGAAGATGCTCGCGGGCCAGGCCCGCTTCCGGATGGTGCTCACCAACGGCTGA